A section of the Macadamia integrifolia cultivar HAES 741 chromosome 9, SCU_Mint_v3, whole genome shotgun sequence genome encodes:
- the LOC122088566 gene encoding uncharacterized protein LOC122088566 isoform X3: protein MYAVERISSYISRGVYTVSGPFHPFGGAVDIIVVQQPDGSFKTSPWYVKFGKFQGVLKTKEKVVSIAVNGVEADFHMYLDHKGEAYFLRELEGEQGEQGESVFSPSSSGDETEEQSQNGRIKKSKSGDFDANQPSSPASTDESNSKILPKTSSRRSGILGLVFGRKSMKEDGSRSKGSSVGAERMGSLERAEIAADLLDMKWSTDLPTIEPKMDNTSKDAVPVDEVDGDLQPNNKQSPGSSLLGDSINISSDLPTVNVETDPCNNSGSGPNNPESPDEVISPKEPPLTTPEQFMEISTFEAFDRSEIISEVSTVIDEFSLRIAVFDEMAEGSVSESTMAGLQNPDLVELDAGQSTHSGIEQFSDKMSSIISSNISVEKTENRNFNSFAYCEATEISTVGMNGSFAQATETMEFCYGRCEEVEPHARVLYQNTELITEVTPRPDSKVVAVEENLCASGIIGDGDSSEFLNTKTVHENELTSLNSTAESLLPPNLHSTFNSVEVNHQHTMTEGLSQNDNLEMGPVEILENESQTTDLSHSHISEYNGVDLGKPSKVLVLLNQEAGVNEIFESIEEAVPQGMHTSSDRSSSSPVQWKENIGLDDYTKDHCPSSEFVCDTQEAVVDSLFLKESILPSEGSEEDQLLFGDIDGLDPVGVQFKESVFQESLQTENHPSLTLDGIEDDHERVDLNHASSLSPGKLADEYTAINFEGLIEESGTKSSPVSIPRAHMASGENGVWLPESLPIIRNIDSLEGSNACHPLSHSLDSNSLNLKLSRLGQVVSTLSKPDADSEHNLAHEHPKVLGTQASEELVLKSTSSPVGDPERAIVRSGGSWRLWPFPIGKSRTVNSIQPALNDTKDSGGSDCTGDMIKDKNVPKIKVTKKKVRSIIPTSEQLATLNLEEGRNIITFTFSTAMLGRQQVDARIYLWKWNTRIVVSDVDGTITKSDVLGQFMPLVGKDWSQTGVTHLFSAIKENGYQLLFLSARAISQAHLTRQFLFNLRMEKLYLMGQL, encoded by the exons ATGTATGCGGTGGAGAGGATCAGTAGCTACATTAGCCGCGGCGTTTATACAGTTTCTGGTCCTTTTCACCCTTTCGGAGGAGCTGTTGATATAATTGTTGTTCAACAACCAGATGGAAGCTTCAAGACATCGCCTTGGTAtgtcaaatttggaaaattccAAGGGGTATTGAAGACGAAGGAGAAGGTGGTTAGTATAGCTGTTAATGGAGTTGAAGCCGATTTTCATATGTACTTGGATCATAAAGGGGAAGCTTACTTTCTCAGAGAGTTGGAAGGGGAACAAGGGGAACAAGGGGAATCTGTATTCTCTCCTTCATCTTCCGGTGATGAGACGGAGGAGCAGTCTCAGAATGGAAGGATTAAAAAGTCTAAAAGTGGCGATTTTGATGCTAATCAGCCAAGCTCGCCCGCTTCAACTGATGAGTCGAATTCAAAGATTTTACCGAAGACGAGTTCTCGTCGGTCTGGAATTTTGGGGCTTGTATTTGGGCGTAAATCCATGAAGGAAGACGGTAGTAGGAGCAAAGGCAGCAGCGTTGGCGCAGAGCGGATGGGTTCGCTGGAACGTGCAGAGATTGCGGCTGACCTTTTGGACATGAAATGGTCTACGGACCTTCCAACCATCGAGCCTAAGATGGATAATACTTCTAAGGATGCTGTACCAGTCGATGAGGTTGATGGGGATTTGCAGCCTAATAACAAACAAAGCCCGGGCAGCTCGTTGCTTGGTGATAGTATTAACATTAGTTCTGATCTTCCTACTGTAAATGTAGAAACTGATCCCTGCAATAATTCTGGGTCTGGTCCTAATAATCCAGAGAGTCCCGATGAGGTAATTAGTCCAAAGGAGCCACCTTTGACAACTCCCGAGCAATTCATGGAGATTTCCACGTTTGAGGCGTTTGATAGAAGTGAGATAATCTCTGAAGTATCAACAGTTATTGACGAATTTAGTTTAAGGATTGCTGTTTTTGATGAGATGGCCGAAGGTTCTGTTTCTGAGAGTACCATGGCTGGTTTGCAGAATCCAGATCTGGTCGAGCTTGATGCAGGGCAGAGTACACATTCCGGTATAGAACAGTTTTCTGATAAAATGTCTAGTATTATAAGTAGTAATATTTCTGTGGAGAAAACTGAAAATCGAAACTttaactcctttgcatactgtGAAGCGACAGAGATCTCGACCGTAGGAATGAATGGCTCCTTTGCACAAGCCACTGAGACCATGGAATTTTGTTATGGCAGGTGTGAGGAAGTTGAGCCTCATGCTCGAGTTCTATACCAGAACACTGAGCTTATAACTGAGGTAACCCCACGACCAGATTCTAAAGTAGTAGCAGTTGAAGAAAATCTTTGTGCTTCAGGAATTATAGGAGATGGAGATTCCTCTGAGTTTCTTAACACTAAAACTGTTCATGAAAATGAGTTAACTTCTCTTAACTCAACTGCAGAGTCCCTTTTACCACCTAATTTGCATAGTACTTTTAATTCTGTTGAAGTGAATCACCAACATACGATGACTGAGGGCCTTTCTCAGAACGATAATTTGGAGATGGGTCCAGTTGAGATTCTGGAGAATGAATCCCAAACAACAGATCTTTCTCATTCTCATATATCTGAGTATAATGGGGTAGATCTTGGAAAGCCATCAAAGGTGCTAGTGTTGCTTAATCAAGAGGCTGGTGTCAATGAAATCTTTGAGTCAATAGAAGAAGCAGTGCCACAAGGCATGCACACCTCTTCTGATCGCAGCAGTTCAAGTCCAGTCCAGTGGAAGGAAAATATTGGTCTAGATGATTACACAAAAGATCACTGTCCTTCATCGGAGTTTGTTTGTGATACTCAAGAAGCAGTTGttgattctctttttttgaaagaaagCATTCTGCCATCAGAGGGTTCAGAAGAAGATCAGCTTCTGTTTGGTGACATTGATGGCCTTGATCCAGTTGGGGTCCAGTTTAAGGAATCAGTTTTTCAAGAATCCCTGCAGACCGAAAATCATCCATCTCTTACCTTGGATGGCATTGAAGATGACCATGAGAGAGTCGATCTAAATCATGCTTCATCTTTGTCTCCAGGCAAGCTTGCTGATGAGTATACTGCAATTAATTTCGAAGGTTTGATTGAGGAATCAGGGACTAAATCAAGCCCAGTCAGTATTCCAAGAGCTCATATGGCTTCAGGGGAAAATGGTGTGTGGCTGCCAGAATCTTTACCGATTATACGGAACATTGATAGTCTGGAAGGATCCAATGCTTGTCATCCTTTAAGCCATTCTCTTGATTCAAATTCTTTAAATTTGAAGTTAAGCCGCCTTGGGCAAGTTGTCTCGACCTTGTCAAAGCCAGATGCAGACTCTGAGCATAACTTAGCACATGAACATCCTAAAGTTTTGGGTACTCAGGCATCTGAGGAACTTGTACTTAAATCTACAAGCAGTCCTGTTG GGGATCCAGAAAGGGCGATTGTTCGATCTGGTGGAAGCTGGAGACTCTGGCCTTTCCCAATTGGAAAATCAAGAACCGTGAACTCTATACAGCCAGCTCTGAATGACACTAAAGATTCTGGTGGTTCGGATTGTACTGGTGATATGATCAAGGATAAAAATGTACCCAAAATCAAGGTCACTAAAAAGAAGGTGAGATCAATCATTCCAACATCTGAACAGCTGGCAACCTTGAATCTGGAGGAAGGACGGAACATTATAACCTTCACATTTTCAACAGCAATGCTGGGGAGGCAGCAG GTGGATGCTAGAATTTATCTGTGGAAATGGAATACTCGTATAGTTGTCTCTGATGTTGATGGCACAATTACGAA